Proteins encoded by one window of Aphidius gifuensis isolate YNYX2018 linkage group LG2, ASM1490517v1, whole genome shotgun sequence:
- the LOC122848049 gene encoding dedicator of cytokinesis protein 9 isoform X2, producing the protein MSERKFTRGLGKVGMAAQLRETVSQVVRETTVQNKPHLVEPIDFESFVLKNKTLMQNDPQRELLLYPPDDVSQIVLPRRHRTVEPIVEKILEVSDGTESLLTKECLRSYASNWNLVHYKYASYSGTYSELPKLQKLDELKDEIYEIDIDVDQIDDDITKIDGITKEGYLMKGPDIGISDRMFVNIGSKSFKRRFCHLRQEVDGTYILELFKDDKKGETKLAIIMDFCTEVIRNPKRGRYCFDLKMSGTHKSYTFAADNENDMQEWLLKLTTVLQHYKQQEEKRAASLERTSQTPPPSPMPPPPVYGTLKGLEQSMNPQLIKYSRETDSSILITRRENRKKLFNFYNNNCNMTSVSKSNPTTPFNDMTIEPYKEQFGQRIFVKCETLKFRLQAPIDENETLCQVEPYQTTLCLFDARNGRKLSENFHFDINHEIVRDMTNELSPNVITNGDNNNGDDDDKKTKQNGNHNANGNGNVNDNDELPDDLKNIPNKWIMYPRQAIFSINNPHPDIFLVVRIEKILQGSICQTSEPYIRATKDPRLGLKVHKNVRSCCQRLGNYKMPFAWSARPLFRLYSNELDVSSDFPAIYRQEPNKLRDDDILKLLNEYRKPDKLSKLTIIPGWIKLTIEPLIDIPDNTLTTSLTPLKPFPLPPIAKPTIEIIEFDNLIEKDINPYTNYTNHLYIYPQTLNFDTQKIFNRARNIALVVELRDDDDCNDEKSLNCIYSKPGSNKILTKRVNCAVLHHNSIPSWYEEIKIRLPTKLHAKHHLLFSFYHISCDMNKKKDNTIENCVGYSWLLLLQKGKLMVDIDTNIQHLSVSTHLPPGYLSIKPLGLGKGNAGPDITWIDGQKQIFTVSYQLVSTVFTRDSHLHNFFLHAEKIHDNKLSGIPSDNETCKILKAAHAIQLTTAITFLPTILNQLFSLLTCSPAPSEQVGICIICLIIHLINLIHKAGRKDILKTYVKYVFVPPIKDTTSSSLSSSLATTTTTASMTTVHEQLAKYLPLLLQPSNPDFLVVNKFMHHSWFFFDIMVKSMAQHMLISERIKMRRNERFPIDYHNAIKQLIQIVTPYLMNKYKDMPIETHELNKSLGLFLKKCLTFMDRGFVFSLINNYMDNFKPGDPKILHDFKFTFLQIICSHEHYILFNLPMIHTRLTNNKGSETPEPEVDDLMFEYCLSQDFCKHHFLVGLLLQEVKSSLNEVIQTRKIAITTLRDLLAKHELDDRYQNKGQLSRIASIYIPWLGIVLDNLNRFEIIEQQDPYKIEPKKQNGILSSSNSYLSNQLSSTTTTTTTDTPVKSINRFTLYVDTHQSPIRSSMHLRDSTYFAAIAGQSLENGYSNSSIASNNSTLSSASHSHVSQETTIARDAIIDPINTQNLTITNNNNADQNGHSRSLSVTQTSSPRFDKLQPSETKDILLCFLFVVKYLNDQQIIGWWQQLSDNELLNFFTIIEMSLYHFKYIGKRQITSSPSMINGKPKTIKSMTLPARMAPPDFITNNDSNNTTITTTTDIGTTATGTLQPHNTTIRDNLIDEDHSKYHQALLDANMSTEIGLITLDCVGLFCIHFKNILLIDGGDNLIMEKLFNIYLTYLQIGQSETMLRHVFASLRAFLNNYSIALFQGNAVFCGRLCYELLRCCNSKLSSIRQESCALLYLLMRSNFEFTSRKGITRVHLQVIISVSQMLGNVIGLNNSRFQESLSLINSYASSDKVMKGSGFPVEVKDLNKRIRTVLMATAQMREHNNDPEMLVDLQHSLANSYASTPELRHTWLETMARNHARDGNFSEAACCQLHIAALMAEYLKLKNMNSWGAEAFDKISINISKDERGLKLDAGVQDIHYNESILLQQLESCAEMLEKAERFEVLGSLYRLIIPIYENKRNYVALSTCYSNLNNACTKIVEVTKTGKRLLGRFYRVAFFGSAYFEDENCQEYIYKEPKVTSLSEISERLHRLYSDKFGFENVKMIMDSAPIDQSTLDQKIAYIQVTHVTPYFEKYELDSRPTEFEQNHDICWFMFETPFTNDGKPRGNPEEQWKRRTIVKTDYYFPYIKKRIKIIDKKVISLSPIEVALDEMRQRVQELEDVALIAPADAKKLQLRLQGSVCVTVNAGPLAYASAFLDPALSPQYPDDKVEELKDVFREFVKICYTALQINSKLITNDQQEYQEVLRENYQKFCQNLSSLLGESVWPDEYIGSFKRNSSALFSAISGTNSHTSSA; encoded by the exons atgagtgaaagaaaatttacaagaGGTCTTGGAAAAGTTGGAATGGCAGCACAATTACGAGAAACTGTATCTCAGGTTGTTCGTGAAACAACTGTCCag aatAAGCCACACCTTGTTGAACCCATTGACTTTGAAagttttgtattaaaaaataaaacattaatgcAAAATGATCCACAgcgtgaattattattatatccacCTGATGATGTTTCA caAATTGTTTTACCAAGAAGACACAGAACAGTGGAgccaattgttgaaaaaatattagaggTGAGTGATGGAACAGAAAGTCTATTAACTAAAGAATGTTTACGTAGTTATGCATCAAATTGGAATTTAGTACACTATAAATATGCATCATACAGTGGTACATATTCTGAATTgccaaaattacaaaaattagatgaacttaaagatgaaatatatgaaattgaCATTGATGTTGAccaaattgatgatgatattacaaaaattgatGGTATAACTAAAGAAGGATATTTAATGAAAGGTCCTGATATTGGTATTAGTGATAGAATGTTTGTTAATATTGGATCAAAATCATTTAAACGACGTTTTTGTCATTTACGTCAAGAAGTTGATGGTACATATATACTTGAACTAtttaaagatgataaaaaaggtGAAACAAAATTAGCAATTATTATGGATTTTTGTACAGAAGTTATACGTAATCCAAAACGTGGTAGATAttgttttgatttaaaaatgagTGGTACACATAAATCATATACATTTGCTgctgataatgaaaatgacatGCAAGAATGGTTATTAAAGCTAACAACAGTATTACAACATTATAAACAACAAGAAGAAAAACGTGCAGCATCATTAGAAAGAACAAGTCaaacaccaccaccatcaccaatGCCACCACCACCAGTATATGGTACATTAAAAGGTCTTGAACAATCAATGAATccacaattaattaaatattcacgTGAAACTGATTCAAGTATATTAATAACACGTcgtgaaaatagaaaaaaattatttaatttttataataataattgtaatatgaCATCTGTAAGTAAATCAAATCCAACAACTCCATTTAATGATATGACAATTGAGCCATATAAAGAACAATTTGGTCAAAGAATATTTGTTAAATgtgaaacattaaaatttcgTTTACAAGCACCAATTGATGAGAATGAAACATTGTGTCAAGTTGAGCCATATCAAACGACATTGTGTTTATTTGATGCAAGAAATGGTAGAAAATTAtctgaaaattttcattttgatattaatcatGAAATTGTACGTGATATGACAAATGAATTGAGTCCAAATGTCATAACAaatggtgataataataatggtgatgatgatgataaaaaaaccaaacaaaaTGGTAATCATAATGCAAATGGAAATGGAAATGTTAATGACAATGATGAACTAccagatgatttaaaaaatattccaaataAATGGATAATGTATCCAAGACAAGCAATATTTAGTATAAATAATCCACATCCAGATATATTTCTTGTTgttagaattgaaaaaattcttcaagGTAGTATTTGTCAAACATCTGAGCCATATATACGTGCAACAAAAGATCCACGTTTAGGTTTAAAAGTACATAAAAATGTACGTTCATGTTGTCAACGtttaggaaattataaaatgccATTTGCATGGTCAGCAAGACCTCTATTTCGTTTATACAGTAATGAACTTGATGTATCATCTGATTTTCCAGCAATATATCGTCAAgaaccaaataaattacgtgatgatgatatattaaaattattaaatgaatatcgTAAACCAGATAAGCTaagtaaattaacaataataccTGGATggattaaattaacaattgaaccATTAATTGATATACCAGATAATACATTAACAACATCATTAACCCCGCTAAAACCATTTCCATTACCACCAATAGCTAAAccaacaattgaaattattgaatttgataatttaattgaaaaagatattaatccatatacaaattatacaaatcatctttatatttatccacaaacattaaattttgatacacaaaaaatatttaatcgtGCTAGAAATATTGCACTTGTTGTTGAACtacgtgatgatgatgattgtaatgatgaaaaatcattaaattgtatatatagtaaaccaggttcaaataaaattttaacaaaacgTGTTAATTGTGCTGTTTTACATCATAATTCAATACCATCATGgtatgaagaaattaaaatacgtCTACCAACAAAATTACATGCAaaacatcatttattattttcattttatcatattagttgcgatatgaataaaaaaaaagataatacaattgaaaattgtgTTGGTTATTCATGGTTACTATTATTACAAAAAGGTAAACTTATGGTTGATATTGATACAAATATACAACATTTGTCAGTATCAACACATTTACCACCAggttatttatcaataaaaccaCTTGGTCTTGGTAAAGGTAATGCTGGCCCAGATATAACATGGATTGATggacaaaaacaaatatttacagTGTCATATCAACTTGTATCAACAGTATTTACACGTGATTCacatttacataatttttttttacatgctgAAAAAATACATGACAATAAGCTATCTGGTATACCATCTGATAATGAaacatgtaaaatattaaaagcagCACATGCCATACAATTAACAACAGCCATAACATTTTTACcaacaatattaaatcaattattttcattgttaacaTGTTCACCAGCACCAAGTGAACAAGTTggtatttgtattatttgtcttattatacatttaattaatttaattcataaagcTGGAAGAAaagatatattaaaaacatatgttaaatatgtatttgtaCCACCAATTAAAGATACAACATCTTCATCTTTATCTTCATCtttagcaacaacaacaacaacagcgtCAATGACAACTGTACATGAACAATTGGCAAAAtatttaccattattattacaaccaAGTAATCCAGATTTtcttgttgttaataaatttatgcatcattcatggtttttttttgatattatggTTAAAAGTATGGCACAACATATGCTTATATCTGAAAGAATTAAAATGAGAAGAAATGAAAGATTTCCAATTGATTATCATAATGCAATTAAACAGCTAATACAAATTGTAACAccatatttaatgaataaatataaagatatGCCAATTGAAACacatgaattaaataaaagtttaggtttatttttaaaaaaatgtttaacatTTATGGATCGTggatttgtattttcattaattaataattatatggaTAATTTTAAACCTGGTGATCCAAAAATATtacatgattttaaatttacatttttacaaataatatgtTCACATGaacattatatattatttaatttaccaatGATACATACAagattaacaaataataaag GCTCAGAAACACCTGAGCCAGAAGTCGATG attTGATGTTTGAATATTGTTTATCACAAGATTTTTGTAAACATCATTTTCTTGTTGGTCTTTTATTGCAAGAAGTTAAATCATCGTTAAATGAAGTAATACAAACACGTAAAATAGCAATAACAACACTACGTGATTTACTTGCTAAACATGAGCTAGATGATAGATATCAAAATAAAGGACAATTAAGTAGAATAGcatcaatatatataccatGGTTAGGTATTGTTTTGGATAATTTAAATcgttttgaaataattgaacaaCAAGATCCATATAAAATTGagccaaaaaaacaaaatggaatattatcatcaagtaattcatatttatcaaatcagctatcatcaacaacaacaacaacaacaactgataCACCAGTTAAATCAATCAATAGATTTACTCTTTATGTTGATACACATCAATCACCAATAAGATCATCAATGCATTTACGTGATTCAACATATTTTGCAGCAATTGCTGGACAAAGTTTAGAAAATGGTTATTCAAATTCAAGTATTgcatcaaataattcaacattatCAAGTGCATCACATTCACATGTATCACAAGAAACAACAATTGCACGTGATGCTATTATTGATCCAATTAATacacaaaatttaacaattacaaataataataatgctgaTCAAAATGGACACTCAAGATCATTGAGTGTAACACAAACATCATCACCAAGATTTGACAAGTTACAGCCATCTGAAACAAAAGATATAttgttatgttttttatttgttgttaaatatttaaatgatcaaCAAATAATAGGATGGTGGCAACAGCTATCAGACAAtgagttgttaaatttttttacaattatcgAAATGAGTTTATATCATTTTAAGTATATTGGAAAACGACAAATAACATCTAGTCCAAGTATGATTAATGGTAAaccaaaaacaattaaatccaTGACATTACCAGCACGTATGGCACCACCagattttataacaaataatgatagtaataatacaacaataacaacaacaacagacaTTGGAACAACAGCAACTGGTACATTACAACCACATAATACAACAATAagagataatttaattgatgaagATCATAGTAAATATCATCAGGCATTACTTGATGCAAATATGTCAACTGAAATTGGTCTTATAACACTTGATTGTGTTGGTTTATtttgtatacattttaaaaatatattactaatTGATGGtggtgataatttaataatggaaaaattatttaatatttatttgacatattTACAAATTGGACAATCTGAAACAATGTTACGTCATGTATTTGCTAGTTTGCgagcatttttaaataattattcaattgcaTTGTTTCAAGGTAATGCAGTATTTTGTGGTAGACTTTGTTATGAGCTGTTGAGATGTTGTAATAGTAAATTAAGTTCAATTAGACAAGAGTCATGTgctttattgtatttattgatgagaagtaattttgaatttacaagTAGAAAAGGAATAACAAGAGTTCATCTTcag GTGATAATATCAGTGTCACAAATGTTGGGCAATGTCATTGGCCTAAACAATTCAAGGTTTCAAGAGTCATTATCACTTATAAATAGTTATGCGTCATCAGATAAAGTCATGAAAGGCAGTGGCTTTCCAGTTGAAGTTAAAGACTTGAACAAACGTATACGTACTGTTCTAATGGCAACAGCACAAATGAGAGAACACAACAATGATCCAGAAATGCTTGTTGACTTGCAACACAGCTTGGCTAATTCATATGCAAGTACACCAGAATTGAGACACACTTGGCTTGAAACAATGGCAAGAAATCATGCAAGAGACGGAAATTTTTCagag gCTGCATGTTGTCAACTTCATATTGCTGCACTCATGgctgaatatttaaaattaaaaaatatgaactcATGGGGAGCTGAagcatttgataaaatatcaataaatatatcaaaagatGAAAGAGGATTAAAACTAGATGCTG GGGTACAGGATATTCACTACAACGAGTCAATTTTATTACAACAACTTGAAAGTTGTGCTGAAATGTTGGAAAAAGCTGAACGTTTTGAGGTTCTTGGTTCACTTTATCGTTTGATTATTccaatatatgaaaataaaagaaattacgTTGCATTATCAACatgttattcaaatttaaataatgcatgtacaaaaattgttgaagtAACTAAAACAGGTAAACGTTTACTTGGTAGATTTTATAGAGTTGCATTTTTTGGCTCAGCATATTTTGAAGATGAAAATTGTCAAGAATACATTTACAAAGAGCCAAAAGTAACATCATTATCAGAAATATCAGAACGTTTACATCGGCTATACTCAGATAAATTTGGTtttgaaaatgttaaaatgaTTATGGACTCAGCACCAATTGATCAATCAACACTTGATCAAAAAATAGCATACATACAAGTAACACATGTGACAccatattttgaaaaatacgaATTAGATTCACGTCCAACTGAATTTGAACAAAATCATGATATATGCTGGTTTATGTTTGAAACACCATTTACAAATGATGGTAAACCACGTGGTAATCCAGAAGAACAATGGAAAAGACGTACAATTGTTAAAacagattattattttccatatattaaaaaaagaattaaaataattgataaaaaagtaatatcaTTAAGTCCAATTGAAGTTGCACTTGATGAAATGCGTCAAAGAGTACAAGAACTTGAAGATGTTGCATTAATTGCACCAGCTGatgctaaaaaattacaattacgTTTACAGGGTAGTGTTTGTGTAACAGTTAATGCTGGACCATTGGCATATGCATCAGCATTTTTAGATCCAGCATTATCACCACAATATCCAGATGATAAAGTTGAAGAATTAAAAGATGTATTTCgtgaatttgttaaaatttgttatacagcattacaaattaatagtaaattaataacaaatgatcAACAAGAATATCAAGAAGTATTGagagaaaattatcaaaaattttgtcaaaatttatcgTCATTACTTGGTGAATCAGTATGGCCAGATGAATATATTGGAAGTTTCAAAAGAAATAGTTCTGCATTATTCAGTGCCATTAGTGGAACAAATAGTCACACAAGTAGtgcttaa